In the Fuerstiella sp. genome, CGAATTCGCCGCCACAGATGATCAGCGTTTCTTCAAGCAGCCCACGTTGAGACAAATCCGTGATCAGTGCTGAAATCGGACCGTCCGCTTGCTGACCCAGGTTTCTGTGTTCCCGGGCGATATTTCCATGAGAATCCCATGGTTGTCCGTTACCATGATAACACTGGACGACTCGCACACCACGTTCGATCAGTCGGCGAGCAATCAGCAACTGCCGCCCGTGCATGGTGTCGGACCGGTACTGTTTCTGAACGTTGGTTGTTTCCTTTGTGATATCCAAAGCGTCGGTAGCCTGGATCTGCATTCGATACGCCAGTTCGAACGACTGAATCCGGGCTTCCAGGCCCGCATCTTCTTTGCGGGTTTCCTGATGCTGTCGGTTCAATGTGGCCAGCAGATCCAGCTGTTGGCGCTGTTCCGCGGAATCGAGACGGGAATTTTTTATATTTGCGATCAGTTCTGTGACTTTGATCTTCCGAGTGTCCAGGTGAGTGCCCTGAAAAATCCCCGGCAGGAATGCACTGCGCCAGTTGGATGAATCAGCGACCGGCAACCCCGGACACAGGACCACGAATCCAGGCAGACTCTGATTTTCGCATCCGAGTCCGTATGTCAGCCACGATCCGTAACTCGGACGCGACAATCGTTCATCGCCGGTATTCATGAGCCTCATACTTTGCTCGTGATTCGGCGTGTTAGCGTACATTGACCGGATTACACAGATTCGATCAGCGTGGTCTGCGGCCGTCTTTTGGAATATTTCACTGCACCAAAGTCCGCTGTCTCCGTACTGATCGAATCTGAATGGTGATGCGAGTGCTACTCCTGTTTTTCGTTCCGTTGTCAGATTGCCCAAAGGCAATCGCTTACCGTTCCATCGAGTGAGTTCCGGTTTAGGGTCCCATGTATCCACCTGCGACGGGCCACCATTCAGATAAATATGGATGACATGTTTAGCACGTGGCGGAAAGTGCGAAGTCTTTGGAATCAGCGGACTGTCAGCTGCCTGCAGCAGCGACGGCAATGCCAACATACCCAGGCCGGTGCCGGTGGTACGCAGAAAGTCACGCCGTGAACTGGTCGCAGATTCAAACAGATTCATTGGATACCGCAATTCGTATCTGTGAACGAATTTTAATCAATTGAGACTCTATTATGAGTGCTGTCGGTGTCTGACGTCCAGCGTGAAAAAGAATCGGCGGCATCGCACACAGATCTCATGTTCACTGATATTGTCAGGAACGCTCCTGAGTGTTTGGAACCGTAATTACGTGCTGAAAAAGGATTGCGTAATATCGATTGCCGCCGGCCTGAGAGATTTCGGTTCATGATTGATGTTTATGTTCGTCACGATATGGTCATGTGCTACTGAGGACTTGTTTTTACCATATCGGGAAAATTTCCCATGTCTC is a window encoding:
- a CDS encoding DUF1501 domain-containing protein; protein product: MNLFESATSSRRDFLRTTGTGLGMLALPSLLQAADSPLIPKTSHFPPRAKHVIHIYLNGGPSQVDTWDPKPELTRWNGKRLPLGNLTTERKTGVALASPFRFDQYGDSGLWCSEIFQKTAADHADRICVIRSMYANTPNHEQSMRLMNTGDERLSRPSYGSWLTYGLGCENQSLPGFVVLCPGLPVADSSNWRSAFLPGIFQGTHLDTRKIKVTELIANIKNSRLDSAEQRQQLDLLATLNRQHQETRKEDAGLEARIQSFELAYRMQIQATDALDITKETTNVQKQYRSDTMHGRQLLIARRLIERGVRVVQCYHGNGQPWDSHGNIAREHRNLGQQADGPISALITDLSQRGLLEETLIICGGEFGRTPAVEIPLKSNSVPTGRDHNHYGFTVWLAGGGVKAGMAYGNTDEFGYQAVENRVHVHDLHATMLHLMGFDHERLTYQHAGRDFRLTDVHGKVIQEIIA